Proteins encoded by one window of Bacillus rossius redtenbacheri isolate Brsri chromosome 14, Brsri_v3, whole genome shotgun sequence:
- the LOC134538769 gene encoding uncharacterized protein LOC134538769 has product MNVFKKRKGNTNCCVVGCSNAYRNTSPDIVFYSFPKRKTEEQRRKLWVQAVRRQNVDNSPWEPTTTSRICSVHFIGNKRSGHPKNPAFVPSLFPKNYKKTAASSQASERYERSAKRLKKSSYVDIIDYECSTSAAIKKHEVAIQTDVNETIVCDFVFSCTTDGDELSTQASIPLQVCLNSYKKRYDKSSGTSDMCNEIQGFQGYPSISDETELRDLTGVTFAVFNLLLTLLLNQTQSYSKISKENRLLIFLMKMKTGLSYSAMRVMFGVHRTTISRIFTTTLMLLASTMANYVFWPSRESIMETMPAIFKRKYPNCRVIIDCTEIKVEQPPIVDQRIFLYSNYKGTYTIKFLVGISPSGMVTFKSKCYGGRSSDTFITNDCGLLILLEVGDEVMADKGFPGIKTSLSDKGVVVVTPPYLHDGKLTAEEVETTYSIASVRIHVERCIQRIKIFHILDKLSIELLPFIDDIVHMCCVLVNLQSPIIKNNT; this is encoded by the exons atgaatgtatttaaaaagCGGAAAGGTAACACAAATTGCTGTGTGGTTGGGTGTAGTAATGCGTACAGAAACACATCACCTGATATAGTGTTTTATTCATTTCCAAAGCGGAAAACTGAAGAACAACGACGAAAGTTGTGGGTTCAAGCGGTACGCAGACAAAA tgttgaTAATTCACCTTGGGAACCAACAACCACCTCAAGAATATGCAGTGTTCACTTTATTGGAAACAAAAGGTCAGGACACCCTAAAAATCCTGCATTCGTCCCCAGTTTATTtccaaaaaactataaaaagacAGCTGCCTCATCACAAGCTTCCGAGAGGTATGAAAGATCcgcgaaaaggttaaaaaaaagtaGCTATGTAGATATTATAGATTATGAATGTTCAACGAGTGCTGCTATTAAGAAACATGAAGTTGCAATACAGACGGATGTAAATGAAACAATTGTCTGCGATTTTGTTTTTTCTTGTACAACTGATGGGGATGAATTGTCGACTCAAGCTTCTATTCCATTGCAAGTCTGCCTTAATTCGTATAAGAAACGTTATGACAAGAGCTCAGGAACAAGTGATATGTGTAATGAAATACAAGGTTTTCAAGGATACCCCTCAATAAGTGATGAGACAGAACTGCGAGACTTAACGGGcgtgacatttgctgtttttaaTCTATTGTTAACATTGTTACTTAATCAAACACAATCTTACAGCAAGATTAGTAAAGAAAATCGTttgctaatatttttaatgaagatgAAAACTGGCTTGTCATATTCTGCTATGAGGGTGATGTTCGGAGTTCACCGTACAACTATATCACGTATTTTCACCACTACTCTAATGTTGCTAGCATCTACAATGGCTAATTATGTGTTTTGGCCTAGCAGGGAAAGTATAATGGAAACAATGCCTGCAATTTTCAAAAGAAAGTACCCTAATTGCCGAGTAATAATTGATTGTACGGAAATTAAAGTAGAACAGCCACCTATTGTTGATCAAAGAATTTTTCTTTATTCTAATTACAAGGGTACTTACACAATAAAATTCCTGGTAGGCATTTCACCTAGTGGAATGGTGACCTTCAAATCAAAATGCTATGGTGGCAGATCGAGTGACACATTCATTACAAATGATTGTGGATTATTGATTCTATTAGAAGTTGGCGATGAGGTCATGGCCGACAAAGGTTTTCCAGGAATAAAAACAAGCCTCTCCGACAAAGGGGTCGTTGTTGTAACTCCGCCATACCTTCATGATGGAAAATTAACAGCTGAAGAAGTGGAAACTACATACAGTATTGCCAGTGTTAGAATTCATGTTGAGAGGTGCATTCAACGAATTAAAATCTTTCACATTTTAGACAAACTATCAATTGAACTGCTCCCCTTTATTGACGATATTGTTCATATGTGTTGTGTTTTAGTCAATTTGCAGTCTcctatcattaaaaataatacataa